Part of the Scylla paramamosain isolate STU-SP2022 chromosome 15, ASM3559412v1, whole genome shotgun sequence genome, CGTCTGCCCACGTGTTGCTGTGTCGCCTCCCCACCCGTGGCTGCGCATGATCATCGTTTACTTCGTGCCACACTACCTAGAACACTCGGGATAATTAAAAGTGACCATGTGGAAAGCCCACCATCTCTCACCTGGCGAGCAAGCATTGCCTCACAAGTTTGTTAAGTCATAGACATATAATGGAACAtatatttatttccctctttctgAACATCAGCGGTGGTTAGGCAGATGAAAATggaagataatgatgacaatgaatgACATGAGTGGCACCATATAGTCACTTACAAGATTACAGAATTAATTGTCCACTAGACTGATTCTCTCGCTCTGTTGGCAAAATCATCCAGTCAGGtacacaaacaaaagaaaaatgataagcgGAACTACATGCCGTGTCTGTGGCTACGCTTGTGTCCGGCTGTGATGTTGCTGTGTGATGACGCGGGGCCAATACATAGCACGCCCTGCACGATGGTGTGCTTCACGAGCTTTATTCTGCGTCAAAACGGTGTCATGATtgtgttctttgtgtttttgtgtttcaaCATGGATTACAAGGTGGCAGGGAAAGGCGTGGGGCGATGGATGGCATGAACACACTGGAGCCCCGAGAAGACAATGGGAAGGGCGGCAATAAATGCTGAGTGACAGCAATGCAAAATAAGTCTGCATGTACCTACAACAttcgtggtggttgtgatggtggaggtAGCGGAGGACTGCCGCTTTCAACAACACCAACAGAATGAAGGCAGCGCGGCACAAGTCGTCTTTGTCTTGAGCTTTAAGCGATTTTCATATGGGGTCGCTGTTTCTTGCCAgcctttagcttttttttcctttcttgcgtATTTTGTTCCCGTAGGACATCCGAAGTAATATATGCAGAATAACAACACTTGCTTAGGCAGTCACTGTGGCGCCTACATAAAGTGACACTTTTGCGTCTTAACTCCCGTCAAACCTGACGCAACATATACTCCCATGAAAAGGAGCACCAAAGAGGAAATAAGTTCACTCCACGTAAGCAAAGACAAGCCGAGCACACCGGGAACTGACGCCTTACTGATGTGATAATCTCGCAAACAGCAACACTTTGAGAGAATCTCCCTGTCATAATGAagtctacacacacatacacacacgcacacacacacacacacacacacacacgctacaaAACTTTCATCTTTTATAACAAAATCTTCAGTGCTACGCACATAACCTATAGGTTTGCCTGCACACGGAGGAGACAAGTTTGCCTCTGTCATGAGACAAAACATGGACATTTGCTTATATCTATCAGCCATCAAATACAATTAAATCCGTGGTATCATTTACTTATAAGAACTGCAATGGTGCAGAAACATCGAGTTGGTACacttatatctatctatctatatatatatatatatatatatatatatatatatatatatatatatatatatatatatatatatatatatatatatatatatatatatatatatatatatataaagatagatagatagatagatagatagatataaactTGTTATTTTCAGAGAAACTCCAAAGTTTTCGTCAACTTTATTCTTTTGCTACGTTTCGCCTCTTTCTGCTGGCATCCTCAGgctaaaaaacaataaaaacactaaGTAAAAGTTATATAAATCTCAACATTACATGGCACTAcaagcaaaaccaaaaaaacatCACGAAAATTAAAATTATAAACTGTATTACATAAACCAATCAGTATACACACATACCTTGCCTATATGGCAACGAGAGAGGAACTGAAATTTTTAGGTTCCTAACGCTATGATAATGGCATCGGAACGGAGCTCCGAAGCAATATCTTCCAATATGTAGTTGACTCAATGTTAAGTTGTTATTCAATACTTTTATTGTTAATATGTGGTTAATATATATTGTTTAGGCGATATACATTAAGCACATATATATGTTATTTATGTGCCTAATATATATCGCCTAGGCGATAAGTATTAAGCACATACATCCAGAACTGAGTTCCCCTGAAAAACAAGTTATAAGGAAGACCtttacaccatatatatatatatatatatatatatatatatatatatatatatatatatatatatatatatatatatatatatatatatatatatatatatatatatatatatatgtcttcattttctttggaGCCTGTAGCTATAATGATTTTCACTTGTATGTATTACTGTATAACAATGTGACAAACAAATCATCAAATCATATACTAGACAACACGCGACACCCCCTTAGTGTAGTCCCTCTAGCACTCCCGGAAAGTCCCACGCAAGGTGCCATGTAAGCGTGCCACGGCATCATACAACGCGCTGGTCCGCCTAAAGGTTTATAAGGCGAGGCTCAAGGGTCACCAGCATCACAGTCTTCACTGACAGAGCCAACATGAAGACCTGCCCTTCCTTTCTGGTGGTGGCGATGCTGGCGGTGTCTTGGGCTGCAGCTGTCCCTCTCCAGGACACGCACAACCTGCAGGACATCCACTCGGAGGAGCAGCTGCAGGCCTATCTGGAGAACAATCCCTCTGCGGTGCGTGAGCTTTACCCAGACCTTCTCCGTGAAGCCTCCCAGGTATTAATGGTCGTTGACCCCTACACGCTGGTGGAGATGCTGAGGAGGCAAGAAGCGGCTGTCACACTGgagacgcaggaggaggaggaagagaaggaggcacAGAGAGTAACACAGGAGAACCAGAAGGACGAACACGACCGCAGGAAGCGGCAGGTCACCTTCGGCGTTGGGATGAACCGCGGGTAAGAcattctttacctctctctctctctctctctctctctctctctctctctctctagtaaacgCTGTTTTGGTGCAACATAAAAGGTATTACTGGCTCCCACAGGCCCTACGGAAAGGACTACCGTGCTAATGTCGGCTACCAGCGTCGCTTCAACAATGGCAGGTCATCCTTCGGTGTGCACGGCCACAGGAACTGGGGCGCCAGCGGGAGGTGAGCGTGCTGGTTTTCATCCACGTTAGAAGAAAAcataacactatatatatatatatatatatatatatatatatatatatatatatatatatatatatatatatatatatatatatatatatatatatatatatatatatatatatatatatatatatatatatatatatatatatatatatatatatatgtaattttattttttttctaatcgtCTCAGAAATAGGAAACGAAAATTTTACTAATTACCTTGTGACTTTAAACAGCAACTTCACATCTCTTACAGGTCTCACGGATTCGGGATCAGCTTCTCGCACAGATTCGGCCGCTAAAGGACGTCATAGACTCCACAAAGCTTAAGACCACCGCAGCAATGAGGTGCTTGCCTCCCACCAAACACAGCATACTATGTGCTTgctcttcttgtgtgtgtgtgtatgtgtatttgtgtgGATTATACTGTACTGGTTTCCTTTGTaattataaataaaacatttaatttcgtaaataatcttttatttttaatgtttatagATAATAATATCACGGAATACATGTTGATATTGCGGAATACATGTTACTTTCAGAGTGAGATTTAGTCATTAATAATTGAGCATTTATTGTTAAATAATATTCCCCCACCTGATCCAGTCATGGCTAGGATGACAAACCCGAACAGCATTCTACTGAGTAGTCTTCAAATGCATGCCATGTATAGAAACGTAATCGTTCT contains:
- the LOC135107342 gene encoding uncharacterized protein LOC135107342 isoform X2 produces the protein MKTCPSFLVVAMLAVSWAAAVPLQDTHNLQDIHSEEQLQAYLENNPSAVRELYPDLLREASQVLMVVDPYTLVEMLRRQEAAVTLETQEEEEEKEAQRVTQENQKDEHDRRKRQVTFGVGMNRGPYGKDYRANVGYQRRFNNGRSSFGVHGHRNWGASGRSHGFGISFSHRFGR